The following coding sequences are from one Candidatus Zixiibacteriota bacterium window:
- a CDS encoding efflux RND transporter permease subunit, with amino-acid sequence MNLPSISINRPVLSIVLSLLIVLFGVIAYVFLGVREYPSVDPPVVTVSTSYTGANADIVESQITEPLEESINGIAGIRSLTSISADGRSTITVEFELGVSMEEAANDVRDRVSRVMRSLPSDIDPPVISKSDADASPILILTVRSDRHSLLDLSAIANDVFKERLQTIPGVSEIRIYGEKKYSMKLLIDPARLAAHGLTPLDVRDALNRENVELPSGRIEGYSTELSIRTFGRLTTPDEFNDLIIREAGGSVIKLRDIGRAVLLPENERTLMRGNNGVPMVGIALTPQPGSNHIAIADEFYRRLEQLRRDMPEGLELRMALDTTTNIRRAILEVGETIAMAFLLVLLVIFVFLRHWRTTIIPMLAIPISLVGAFFIMYVANFSINILTLLGIVLSTGIVVDDAIVVLENIYRKIEGGMDPIEAGHCGSREIYFAIISTTITLAAVFLPIIFLQGLTGRLFREFGIVVAGSVLISAFVSLTLTPMMSARTLRKSTHENRLFESSERLFNRLNGAYRSSLERFIHRRYLALVIMSISLALILGLGALIPSELAPLEDKSRLVVNATAPEGTSYEVMASYIGKLIALADTLPERDAIMSVTSPGFGGAASVNSGFVRVNLVPPDQRARTQQEVADWLTPRVRDLSFARAYVTQEQTIGATRGSSLPIQFVIQAPTLDKLKSVVPAFIQRAQADSLFQVVDLNLKFNKPEMTIQIDRERSRALGITVKDIAETLQLYFSGQRYGYFIFNGKQYSVIAQAERTDRDEPLDLKSIYVRNAQGDLIQLDNIVQLSYRSSPPQLYRYNRYVAATVMAAPARGVTLGQGIDEMQKIAGEPLDESFATSLAGTAKEYTESSNTLLFAFVLALVLVYLILSAQFESFRDPLIIMFTVPLALAGAVLSLWLFGQTFNIFSQIGIIALVGIVTKNGILIVEFANQRKGQGLALGEAVIDAAAQRFRPILMTSLATVFGVLPIALALGAAARSRVSMGIVIIGGLLFSLGLTLYVIPALYTYLSGARTLGTAAAGLPESRAEKSSGAPAGH; translated from the coding sequence ATGAATCTGCCCTCGATCAGCATCAACAGGCCGGTCCTGTCGATCGTACTCTCGCTCCTGATTGTCCTGTTCGGCGTCATTGCTTATGTGTTTCTTGGTGTGCGGGAATATCCAAGCGTCGATCCGCCGGTGGTAACGGTCAGCACCTCCTACACCGGGGCCAACGCCGATATTGTCGAATCGCAAATCACCGAACCGCTTGAGGAATCGATCAACGGCATTGCCGGGATCCGGTCGCTGACTTCCATCAGCGCCGACGGCCGCAGCACGATCACGGTTGAATTCGAGCTGGGGGTATCGATGGAGGAAGCGGCCAACGACGTTCGCGACCGGGTCTCGCGGGTCATGCGCAGTCTTCCCTCGGACATCGATCCGCCCGTGATCTCCAAGTCGGACGCCGACGCCAGCCCCATCCTGATACTGACGGTGCGGAGCGACCGGCACAGTCTTTTGGATCTGTCGGCGATCGCCAACGATGTGTTCAAAGAACGGCTTCAGACCATCCCGGGAGTGAGTGAGATACGCATCTACGGTGAGAAGAAATACTCCATGAAGCTGCTTATTGACCCCGCGCGGCTGGCGGCACACGGTCTGACGCCGCTCGATGTGCGCGATGCACTCAACCGGGAGAATGTCGAGCTGCCGTCGGGGCGGATCGAAGGGTACTCGACGGAGTTGTCGATCCGCACGTTCGGTCGGCTCACCACGCCGGACGAATTCAACGACCTGATCATCCGTGAGGCAGGCGGTTCGGTTATCAAGCTTCGTGACATCGGCCGTGCGGTCCTGCTTCCCGAGAACGAGCGGACCCTGATGCGCGGCAACAACGGCGTGCCGATGGTCGGCATTGCCCTCACGCCGCAACCCGGATCGAATCACATCGCCATCGCCGACGAATTCTACCGCCGCCTGGAGCAGCTCCGAAGAGACATGCCCGAGGGGCTAGAGCTCAGGATGGCGCTCGATACTACGACCAATATCCGGCGCGCCATCCTCGAAGTGGGCGAAACGATCGCCATGGCGTTCCTGCTGGTCCTTCTGGTCATATTCGTGTTCCTGCGCCATTGGCGCACGACCATCATTCCGATGCTCGCGATCCCGATCTCCCTGGTGGGCGCGTTCTTCATTATGTATGTCGCCAATTTCTCTATCAATATCCTCACCCTGCTCGGTATCGTGCTTTCAACCGGCATTGTCGTGGATGATGCCATCGTGGTACTCGAGAATATTTACCGCAAGATTGAAGGGGGCATGGACCCGATCGAGGCCGGCCACTGCGGCTCCAGGGAGATCTACTTCGCCATCATTTCCACGACCATTACCCTGGCGGCAGTGTTCCTGCCGATCATCTTTTTGCAGGGGCTGACGGGCCGACTGTTTCGCGAGTTCGGAATCGTCGTCGCGGGCTCAGTGCTCATCTCCGCCTTCGTGTCCCTCACTCTGACTCCCATGATGAGTGCACGGACGCTGCGCAAGAGCACGCACGAGAATCGATTGTTCGAGTCAAGTGAACGACTGTTCAATCGCCTGAATGGCGCGTACCGTTCTTCGCTGGAGAGATTCATACACAGGAGATACCTGGCTCTGGTCATTATGTCGATTTCATTGGCGTTGATCTTGGGGTTGGGGGCTCTGATACCATCGGAGTTGGCTCCGCTCGAAGACAAGAGCCGTCTCGTCGTCAACGCGACCGCCCCGGAGGGAACATCGTATGAAGTCATGGCGTCGTACATCGGTAAGCTGATCGCGTTGGCTGACACGCTTCCGGAAAGAGATGCCATCATGTCGGTCACGTCACCCGGTTTCGGCGGAGCGGCTTCGGTCAATTCCGGTTTCGTGAGAGTGAATCTGGTGCCGCCCGATCAGCGGGCGCGGACACAGCAGGAGGTTGCTGATTGGCTGACTCCCCGCGTTCGCGATCTCTCGTTTGCCCGGGCGTATGTCACCCAGGAGCAAACAATCGGCGCCACCCGTGGCTCCTCGCTGCCGATCCAGTTCGTCATCCAGGCGCCGACCCTGGACAAACTGAAAAGCGTGGTGCCGGCGTTCATACAACGGGCACAGGCGGATTCGCTCTTTCAGGTGGTCGATCTGAACCTGAAGTTCAACAAGCCGGAAATGACGATCCAGATCGACCGTGAACGGTCCCGGGCGCTCGGCATCACGGTAAAGGATATCGCCGAAACACTGCAGCTCTACTTCAGCGGCCAGCGCTACGGCTATTTCATATTTAATGGCAAGCAGTATTCGGTCATCGCGCAAGCGGAACGGACCGATCGGGACGAACCACTTGATCTCAAGTCCATATATGTGCGGAACGCACAGGGAGACCTGATCCAACTCGACAACATTGTTCAGTTGTCATATCGCAGCAGTCCGCCGCAATTGTATCGGTACAATCGGTATGTCGCCGCCACGGTAATGGCGGCGCCGGCGAGAGGGGTGACGCTTGGGCAGGGGATTGACGAAATGCAAAAGATCGCTGGAGAGCCGCTTGATGAGTCGTTTGCGACCAGCCTGGCCGGAACCGCCAAGGAGTACACCGAAAGTTCGAATACGCTGCTGTTCGCGTTCGTGCTGGCGCTCGTCCTCGTCTACCTCATTCTCTCGGCGCAGTTCGAGAGTTTTCGCGACCCGTTGATCATCATGTTCACGGTTCCGCTTGCTCTGGCGGGTGCGGTTCTCTCGTTGTGGCTGTTCGGCCAGACGTTCAACATCTTCAGCCAGATCGGTATTATCGCGCTGGTCGGTATCGTGACCAAGAACGGTATTCTGATTGTCGAATTCGCCAACCAACGTAAAGGACAAGGATTGGCGCTTGGCGAAGCGGTGATCGACGCTGCTGCACAGCGGTTCCGTCCCATTCTCATGACCAGTCTCGCGACGGTCTTCGGTGTTCTGCCGATCGCGTTGGCGCTCGGGGCCGCCGCCCGGAGCCGGGTGTCGATGGGGATCGTCATCATCGGAGGCCTGCTGTTTTCGCTGGGATTGACCTTGTATGTCATCCCGGCACTCTATACCTATCTTTCGGGTGCTCGGACACTCGGGACTGCTGCCGCAGGGCTGCCGGAATCGAGAGCGGAGAAATCGTCTGGAGCGCCTGCCGGTCATTGA
- a CDS encoding cytochrome c3 family protein produces the protein MRRAATFAVLLLVTVAGVILSRTSSQNPHGELKWDCQDCHTADSWSALRSPVQFNHDVTGFSLTGAHATAQCIGCHKDPVFNHVGVACADCHADHHQGQLGLACQNCHTPRDWQNRKDMLELHSQKGFALTGMHAVADCEACHRNQARNEYGGTPMDCMGCHAETYAATTDPNHVAAGFQSNCEQCHHAASGTWKNASYTHPSSFVLTGAHQQVNCMSCHAASFAGTPNDCYSCHSPDFLATSDPNHSQSGFTHECAICHTTAQWRPANYNHAATGFPLTGRHQTVACGDCHATSYAGTPTDCYSCHQTAFAGTTNPNHASANFSHDCISCHSTNGWTPSSFDHNTTAFPLTGRHTTVTCIDCHATGYAGTSSDCYSCHQTAFEGVSSPNHVSFGFSHDCTVCHSTNAWIPSSFDHNATAFPLTGKHRTVTCTDCHTTGYAGTPSDCYTCHQTAFEGVSNPNHVASGFSHDCTTCHSTSAWTPANFNHSATAFPLTGAHQTVSCIDCHTTGYTGTPSDCYTCHQTAFNGTTNPNHVTSGFSHDCVSCHSTTAWTPATFDHNLTGFPLTGQHALTACLACHTSGYTGTPSTCYACHQADYTGTTNPNHLAANFPTDCQSCHTTNGWSPANWDHDAQYFPIYSGAHNGKWTLCSECHVNPANFAVFECINCHEHNQTTMDAKHSGVSNYQYLSAACYNCHPRGRH, from the coding sequence ATGAGACGCGCCGCAACGTTCGCCGTCCTGCTCCTTGTGACTGTGGCCGGAGTGATTCTCAGCCGGACTTCGTCGCAGAATCCTCACGGCGAACTGAAATGGGATTGCCAGGACTGCCATACGGCCGACTCCTGGTCGGCACTACGGAGTCCGGTCCAGTTCAATCATGACGTAACCGGCTTTTCGCTGACCGGTGCGCACGCCACTGCGCAGTGCATCGGCTGCCACAAGGATCCGGTGTTCAACCATGTCGGTGTGGCCTGCGCTGACTGTCACGCCGATCACCATCAGGGACAACTCGGTTTGGCTTGTCAGAATTGTCATACGCCGCGAGACTGGCAGAACCGCAAGGATATGCTTGAACTGCACTCGCAAAAGGGGTTTGCCCTCACCGGCATGCACGCGGTCGCCGATTGCGAAGCCTGCCATCGCAACCAGGCCCGCAACGAATACGGCGGAACCCCGATGGATTGCATGGGCTGTCACGCCGAAACATATGCTGCAACGACCGATCCGAATCACGTTGCGGCCGGATTCCAATCAAATTGCGAACAGTGCCACCATGCGGCGTCCGGCACCTGGAAGAACGCCTCCTATACCCACCCGTCCTCGTTCGTCCTTACCGGTGCGCACCAACAGGTGAATTGCATGAGCTGTCATGCTGCCAGCTTCGCCGGCACGCCAAACGACTGCTATAGCTGCCATAGTCCGGACTTTCTGGCCACCTCTGACCCCAACCACAGCCAGAGCGGCTTCACGCATGAGTGCGCAATCTGCCACACGACGGCCCAGTGGCGACCGGCCAACTATAACCATGCGGCCACCGGTTTCCCATTGACAGGGCGACATCAGACAGTGGCCTGTGGGGACTGCCACGCGACATCGTACGCCGGAACCCCGACTGACTGCTACTCGTGCCATCAGACGGCCTTTGCGGGCACCACCAATCCCAACCATGCGTCGGCCAATTTCAGCCACGATTGCATCTCGTGTCACTCGACCAACGGGTGGACGCCGAGTTCGTTCGATCACAACACGACAGCGTTCCCGCTGACCGGAAGGCACACGACTGTCACCTGCATCGACTGTCACGCCACCGGGTACGCCGGGACATCGAGCGACTGTTACTCGTGTCACCAAACTGCGTTCGAAGGCGTATCGAGTCCGAATCACGTCTCGTTCGGATTCAGCCACGACTGCACTGTTTGCCACTCGACAAATGCCTGGATACCCAGTTCGTTCGATCACAACGCGACCGCATTCCCACTGACCGGCAAGCACCGGACTGTCACCTGCACCGACTGCCACACCACCGGGTACGCCGGTACGCCCAGCGACTGTTACACCTGTCACCAGACAGCGTTTGAGGGAGTGTCGAATCCAAATCACGTTGCCTCCGGCTTCAGTCATGATTGCACAACCTGTCACTCGACCAGCGCCTGGACGCCGGCCAATTTCAATCATAGCGCAACCGCGTTTCCGTTGACCGGCGCTCACCAGACAGTGTCCTGTATCGACTGCCACACGACGGGCTACACCGGCACGCCGTCCGATTGCTATACCTGCCACCAGACCGCCTTCAACGGGACGACGAATCCCAACCATGTCACGTCTGGTTTCAGCCATGACTGTGTGTCGTGTCATAGCACCACCGCCTGGACACCGGCGACGTTCGACCATAATCTGACCGGGTTCCCGTTGACCGGACAGCATGCCTTGACTGCCTGTTTGGCGTGTCACACGAGCGGATATACCGGCACGCCGTCCACGTGCTACGCCTGTCACCAGGCCGACTACACGGGCACGACCAACCCCAACCACCTGGCTGCCAATTTCCCGACCGACTGCCAGTCCTGCCACACGACGAACGGCTGGTCGCCGGCTAACTGGGACCATGACGCCCAGTATTTTCCGATTTACTCCGGGGCTCATAACGGCAAGTGGACACTCTGCAGCGAGTGCCACGTGAATCCGGCCAATTTCGCCGTGTTCGAGTGCATCAACTGTCACGAACACAACCAAACAACCATGGATGCGAAACACTCAGGCGTGAGCAACTACCAGTATCTGAGCGCCGCGTGCTACAACTGTCATCCCAGAGGGAGACATTGA
- a CDS encoding Fic family protein: MARERLLRMDLYKIEKPDLSKFTIDKIVRRVSEVGDIVQHVASLTHPEYLYWDVARYKTRPKGISAEEFWAIVKFFRKHAPNRIRSQVKSESGEYFSWQQLPGLTFFLHQIDLQLGGTLAADELADPKERRRFISRGIIEEAIASSQLEGANTTRKAAKLMIIERRVPRNRSEQMILNNYQTMISIEEELKDRSLDLRALFDLHINLTKETLEAKDIGRLRTDRDRIVVLNSAQGVVYHVPPKERFLRSEIERLIAYANDEITERDFVHPVLKAVILHFWLGYLHPFVDGNGRLARALFYWYLLRKDYWAFSYIPLSRVIKNSPAQYRNAYVYSEQDDHDLTYFVDYNVRKITLAKKEFEAYVRRKQLENLQMASTAKNMFMFNERQMQLLRYLHKNPTASTTIVSHARVYEISLMTARKDLKILEKRGLLSSRKVGRQVPYFPTKQIEKLFRVKS; this comes from the coding sequence ATGGCAAGAGAACGGTTATTGAGAATGGATCTGTATAAGATTGAAAAGCCGGACTTATCTAAGTTTACAATTGACAAGATTGTCCGGCGAGTCTCAGAAGTTGGGGATATTGTACAACATGTCGCCAGTCTGACGCACCCGGAATACCTTTACTGGGATGTAGCAAGATACAAAACGCGCCCCAAGGGTATTTCAGCGGAGGAGTTTTGGGCAATTGTCAAGTTTTTCCGTAAACATGCACCAAACCGCATACGGTCACAGGTCAAGAGTGAGTCGGGAGAATACTTCTCCTGGCAGCAGTTGCCGGGATTGACGTTTTTCCTCCATCAAATTGATCTTCAACTTGGAGGCACCCTTGCGGCAGACGAACTTGCTGATCCCAAGGAGAGACGACGTTTCATTTCAAGAGGCATCATCGAGGAAGCCATAGCCTCGTCGCAGTTGGAGGGAGCAAACACCACCCGCAAGGCCGCAAAATTAATGATAATAGAAAGAAGGGTACCGAGGAACCGCTCCGAGCAAATGATTCTGAACAACTACCAAACCATGATCTCTATTGAAGAAGAACTCAAGGACAGGTCTCTGGATCTCCGGGCCCTATTTGATCTTCATATCAACCTGACCAAAGAAACGTTGGAAGCCAAGGATATTGGCCGACTGAGAACTGATCGAGATCGAATCGTTGTCCTCAACTCTGCTCAAGGCGTCGTTTATCACGTGCCACCCAAAGAGCGATTCCTTCGAAGCGAAATAGAACGTCTTATCGCATACGCAAATGACGAAATCACGGAACGGGATTTTGTTCACCCCGTGCTGAAAGCAGTCATCCTTCATTTCTGGCTCGGGTATTTGCATCCGTTCGTCGACGGCAATGGCAGACTGGCCCGGGCCCTCTTCTACTGGTACTTGCTGAGGAAGGACTACTGGGCTTTTTCATACATACCTCTGTCGAGGGTCATCAAGAACTCCCCGGCACAGTATCGGAATGCCTACGTGTACAGCGAACAAGACGATCATGACCTGACCTACTTTGTAGACTATAACGTGAGGAAGATCACGCTCGCAAAGAAGGAGTTTGAGGCCTACGTAAGGAGAAAGCAGTTAGAGAATTTACAGATGGCAAGTACTGCGAAGAACATGTTCATGTTCAATGAACGGCAAATGCAGTTGCTTCGATATCTTCACAAGAACCCGACCGCCAGTACGACTATCGTTTCCCACGCTAGGGTTTATGAAATTTCACTGATGACCGCTCGGAAGGATCTAAAGATCCTGGAGAAAAGAGGGTTGCTTTCTTCGCGAAAGGTCGGTCGACAGGTTCCCTACTTCCCCACAAAGCAGATTGAAAAGCTCTTCCGCGTCAAGAGTTGA
- a CDS encoding NAD(P)-binding domain-containing protein, with protein sequence MQQTLIWIGVILLILVTFVPYFRRFRKDQQSAAARKEEAQAMGIDRPRAQYPMVNRSACIGCGACVAACPEGDVLGVVWGIAEVINGQRCVGHGHCERACPVGALKVGLGDITTRPDIPILTPRNETTVPGLFVAGELGGLSLIRHAIAQGRMVVDEIARRGQRSTNGDTLDVIIVGAGPAGLSAALTAIQHRLTYLVLDERDAGGTILHYPRRKLVMTQPVEIPLYGWLTKEEYSKEHLLDTWYTILEQFNINIKTGERVDDVQHEADTFIVKTQTRSHYARFVVLALGRRGTPRKMDVPGEEQAKVMYQLVDAQSYCDKHMLVVGGGDSAVEAAAGLARQPGNVVTISYRKSSFFRVKKKNELAINKMIADHKVIPLFDSQVKEVREKSVVLETKKGVMEIPNDYVIVQIGGIPPFDMLKSMGIQFGGETRSIKQSDCLIKQPA encoded by the coding sequence ATGCAGCAGACTCTTATTTGGATCGGTGTCATCCTTCTTATTTTAGTGACCTTCGTGCCGTACTTTCGGCGGTTCCGCAAGGATCAGCAATCGGCCGCGGCCCGGAAGGAGGAAGCGCAGGCAATGGGGATCGACCGGCCTCGCGCCCAGTACCCGATGGTCAACCGCTCGGCCTGCATTGGCTGCGGCGCATGTGTTGCCGCTTGCCCCGAGGGGGACGTGCTTGGCGTCGTCTGGGGGATCGCCGAGGTCATCAACGGCCAACGCTGTGTCGGTCACGGTCATTGCGAGCGCGCCTGTCCGGTGGGGGCGCTCAAGGTGGGGCTCGGCGATATTACCACCCGTCCAGATATACCGATTCTCACGCCCAGAAATGAGACCACCGTTCCCGGGCTGTTTGTGGCCGGTGAACTGGGAGGGCTATCGTTGATCCGCCACGCTATTGCCCAGGGGCGCATGGTGGTGGATGAGATCGCCCGACGCGGGCAGCGTTCTACCAACGGGGATACGCTCGATGTGATTATCGTGGGGGCTGGCCCGGCCGGACTCTCGGCCGCGCTGACGGCCATCCAGCACCGTCTGACCTATTTGGTGCTCGATGAGCGGGATGCCGGCGGAACGATCCTTCACTATCCGCGGAGGAAGCTGGTGATGACCCAGCCGGTCGAGATCCCGCTCTATGGCTGGCTTACCAAGGAAGAATACTCCAAGGAACACCTGCTGGACACCTGGTATACGATCCTGGAGCAGTTCAATATCAATATCAAAACGGGCGAGCGTGTCGACGACGTACAGCACGAGGCGGACACGTTCATCGTCAAAACTCAGACCCGGTCGCACTACGCCCGCTTCGTCGTGCTGGCGCTGGGGCGGCGAGGCACACCGCGCAAGATGGACGTGCCGGGTGAAGAACAAGCCAAGGTGATGTATCAGCTCGTTGATGCCCAATCGTATTGCGATAAACATATGCTGGTAGTGGGCGGCGGCGACAGCGCGGTCGAAGCGGCCGCAGGATTGGCCAGACAACCCGGCAACGTCGTCACCATTTCGTACCGCAAGAGCAGTTTCTTCCGCGTGAAAAAGAAAAATGAACTCGCCATCAACAAGATGATCGCCGATCACAAAGTGATCCCGCTGTTCGACTCACAGGTGAAGGAGGTTCGTGAGAAGTCCGTGGTCCTAGAAACGAAGAAGGGAGTGATGGAGATCCCTAACGACTACGTGATTGTCCAGATCGGCGGCATTCCGCCGTTTGATATGCTCAAGAGCATGGGGATACAGTTCGGCGGTGAAACGCGCAGCATCAAACAGAGTGATTGTCTCATAAAGCAGCCGGCATAA
- a CDS encoding efflux RND transporter periplasmic adaptor subunit, protein MTSVRLSNSMLLCISVGFLGLAILGCGEGKTQGGGRPGGTGAKLAVDAVVIRPQPLENKINATGTLLANEEVELRPEISGRITGISFAEGGKVHKGQVLLKINDSELQAQYKGKQLAEKLAADEERRKQGLLDINGISQEDYDRAANNLKMIQAEREVIESQLAKTEIVAPFDGVVGLRYVSEGSYVTSAMLVATMQDIDPIKIEFSVPEKYARQITKGTTIVVTAGELDTERQGTIFAVESKIDPKTRTIKARASVPNPDAALIPGSFVKVEITLERLPDALVVPAGVIIPELAGEKVFVVRNGQARSVLVKVGLRTETSVQIVEGLQPDDTILTTGLLQVVDGRAIEIRNLQGN, encoded by the coding sequence ATGACCAGCGTTCGATTATCAAACAGCATGCTGCTGTGTATCTCGGTGGGGTTTCTTGGCCTGGCAATACTGGGATGTGGTGAAGGGAAAACGCAGGGAGGAGGCCGACCCGGGGGAACTGGTGCCAAGCTGGCGGTTGATGCCGTGGTGATCCGACCGCAACCGCTTGAGAACAAAATAAACGCCACCGGCACGCTTTTGGCCAACGAAGAGGTCGAACTGCGGCCGGAGATCTCGGGGCGAATCACGGGCATTTCGTTTGCCGAGGGCGGCAAAGTGCACAAAGGGCAGGTGCTCCTCAAGATCAACGACAGTGAACTCCAAGCGCAGTACAAAGGGAAGCAGTTGGCGGAGAAGCTGGCGGCCGATGAGGAACGGCGAAAACAGGGCTTACTCGATATCAACGGCATCAGCCAGGAAGATTACGACCGGGCCGCCAACAACCTGAAGATGATTCAGGCGGAGCGCGAGGTGATCGAGTCGCAGTTGGCGAAGACCGAGATCGTGGCGCCATTCGACGGGGTGGTCGGACTCCGGTACGTGAGCGAAGGAAGTTACGTTACGAGCGCCATGCTGGTCGCCACCATGCAGGATATCGATCCCATCAAGATAGAGTTCTCAGTGCCGGAGAAGTACGCCCGCCAGATAACCAAGGGGACCACAATCGTAGTCACAGCAGGCGAGTTGGACACAGAGCGACAAGGTACTATCTTTGCGGTCGAATCCAAGATCGATCCCAAAACGCGAACGATCAAGGCCCGCGCCAGCGTCCCAAACCCTGACGCCGCGCTCATTCCCGGGTCGTTCGTCAAAGTGGAGATCACGCTTGAGCGACTCCCCGACGCTCTGGTGGTGCCGGCCGGGGTCATCATCCCCGAACTTGCCGGCGAAAAGGTCTTCGTGGTCCGCAACGGCCAAGCCAGGTCGGTGCTGGTCAAGGTCGGCCTTCGCACTGAAACCAGCGTGCAGATCGTAGAGGGCTTGCAGCCTGATGACACTATTCTGACTACCGGTTTGCTGCAGGTGGTCGATGGTCGGGCGATCGAGATCCGTAATTTGCAGGGAAACTGA
- a CDS encoding DUF4153 domain-containing protein, which translates to MKLPSMQQVYVDARRTAIRFSLVLVSAICGTIAALIIAEREAPAHASIVFPLLFASALGIPLLTALAVTAEKWQWNRARLYGGQLVGALLLVGYALTVPIDLTHAPAIHAIRFSILLAGAVLLAMVLPYVKAGEVNGFWQYNKTLYFRLFITALYSGVLYAGLAIALAALDNLFGVDVPGKRYFELWIIIAGLFAPWFFLAGVPEDYQSLERAEEYPKGLRVFAQYILMILVLVYLVILYAYLIKILLQWNWPKGWVSSLILGFSATAILSLLLLHPIRDRVGNAWIRSTGRWLYIVLIPLIVVLFLAVSERIGDYGITESRYAGLALGVWLSAQSLYFLFTKAKSIKFTVGSLCVLAFLMVVGPWSMFNVSEGSQVSRLERLLTAHEILVDGKVQKTSLEVSLPDREHISSIVNYLREIHGYDRIQPWFAESLLDSTGDEDHRNKYAGDVVAMMGVEYTLPARWSPGGTMLERDDHSPIEIGGYDKMVAPRTGWEPKPERSPVTDRLWYRLSNNSDTLTFVLGDSSRAVDSVKVDLAIWKQQILEKHTDSGKVGRTTLPPNELAVTAEAERFRVKAYLNGVHVSENERDTTVNAYDLIVVYSTRKEE; encoded by the coding sequence ATGAAGCTACCGTCAATGCAACAGGTGTATGTGGATGCGCGCCGCACCGCGATACGATTTTCGCTGGTTCTGGTCAGTGCCATATGCGGCACGATAGCCGCACTGATCATCGCCGAGCGCGAGGCGCCCGCCCACGCATCGATTGTCTTTCCGCTGTTGTTCGCGTCGGCGCTCGGTATTCCCTTGTTGACAGCCCTGGCTGTTACCGCGGAGAAGTGGCAATGGAATCGTGCCCGGTTATATGGTGGTCAGTTGGTTGGCGCGCTGCTGCTTGTCGGCTATGCGCTGACCGTTCCCATTGATCTCACGCATGCCCCGGCGATTCACGCCATACGGTTTTCCATCCTCTTGGCCGGCGCCGTCTTGTTGGCGATGGTGTTGCCGTACGTGAAGGCGGGGGAAGTGAACGGCTTCTGGCAATACAACAAGACGCTCTATTTTCGGCTGTTCATCACTGCACTCTACTCGGGAGTGCTGTATGCCGGACTTGCTATCGCCCTTGCAGCGTTGGACAATCTGTTCGGCGTGGATGTTCCCGGGAAACGCTATTTCGAACTCTGGATCATCATTGCCGGTTTGTTTGCCCCATGGTTCTTTCTGGCGGGTGTGCCGGAAGATTATCAGTCGCTGGAGCGCGCGGAAGAGTACCCTAAAGGGCTCAGAGTGTTTGCGCAGTATATCCTGATGATTCTGGTACTGGTGTACCTGGTGATATTGTATGCGTACCTGATCAAAATCCTGCTGCAATGGAACTGGCCAAAGGGGTGGGTGAGCAGTCTGATTCTCGGATTCTCCGCCACTGCGATCCTGTCTCTGTTGCTGTTGCATCCGATACGAGATCGAGTCGGCAACGCCTGGATCCGTTCGACGGGCCGATGGCTGTATATTGTTCTTATCCCCCTGATCGTGGTTTTGTTCCTGGCGGTCTCCGAGAGGATCGGGGACTACGGCATCACCGAAAGCCGGTATGCCGGTCTCGCGTTGGGAGTCTGGTTATCCGCTCAGTCGCTCTATTTCCTGTTCACCAAAGCCAAAAGCATCAAATTCACGGTCGGCTCGCTGTGTGTTTTGGCATTTCTCATGGTCGTGGGCCCGTGGAGTATGTTCAACGTTTCAGAAGGGAGCCAGGTATCTCGGTTGGAAAGACTGCTCACCGCACACGAAATCCTGGTGGACGGCAAGGTGCAGAAGACCTCGCTGGAGGTGTCTCTGCCTGACAGAGAGCATATCAGCTCGATTGTCAATTACCTTCGGGAGATCCATGGTTATGACCGGATCCAACCATGGTTTGCTGAGAGCCTGCTGGACTCCACCGGCGATGAAGATCACCGCAACAAGTACGCCGGCGATGTTGTCGCGATGATGGGAGTGGAGTACACTCTCCCGGCACGCTGGAGCCCCGGCGGCACCATGTTGGAGCGGGACGACCACAGTCCGATAGAAATCGGCGGCTACGACAAGATGGTTGCGCCGCGCACCGGATGGGAACCAAAGCCGGAACGGTCGCCGGTCACCGACAGGCTGTGGTATCGCCTGAGTAACAACTCGGACACGCTAACGTTTGTGCTGGGGGACAGCAGCCGGGCTGTCGATTCGGTGAAGGTCGACCTGGCTATCTGGAAACAACAGATTCTTGAAAAGCACACCGACTCCGGCAAAGTGGGCCGTACCACCCTTCCGCCGAACGAACTGGCTGTGACTGCCGAGGCGGAGCGGTTCCGCGTGAAAGCATATCTCAACGGCGTCCATGTCAGCGAAAACGAGCGCGACACGACAGTCAACGCCTATGACCTTATTGTCGTGTACTCGACGCGGAAAGAGGAATAG